In one window of Gossypium hirsutum isolate 1008001.06 chromosome A01, Gossypium_hirsutum_v2.1, whole genome shotgun sequence DNA:
- the LOC107917961 gene encoding NPC intracellular cholesterol transporter 1, producing MDFSRRKTGFLLSIALFQVLLIVQVAVAQTSNDERRQRHSEGYCAMYDICGERSDRKVVNCPYGSPAVKPDELLSSKIQSLCPTITGNVCCTEAQFDTLRSQVQQAIPFLVGCPACLRNFLNLFCELTCSPNQSLFINVTSISKIKNNSTVDGIDFFITDDFGEGLYESCKDVKFGTMNTRALEFIGAGAKNFKEWFAFIGRRAPNNMPGSPYAIQFLPTVPESSGMKPMNVSTYSCRDVSLGCSCGDCPSSPVCSNTAISTSNKGATCSVQIGSLKAKCVDLALAILYIVLVSMFFGWGVFHRTRKRSRSFRMKPFTDAAEGGQSHSLSRQKADNLPMQRLEDANQSSTGVQLSVVQGYMSDFYRKYGLWVARHPTLVLSLSVGMVLVLCLGLVRFKVETRPEKLWVGPGSKAAEEKRFFDSNLAPFYRIEQLILATIPDALNGKSPSIVTEENIKLLFEIQKKIDGIRANYSGSMISLTDICMKPMGEDCATQSVIQYFKMDPSYDADDRLEHVNYCFQHYTSAESCMSAFKAPVDPSTVLGGFSGSNYTEASAFIVTYPVNNALDKEGNETQKAVAWEKAFVQLAKDELLPMVRSRNLTFSFSSESSIEEELKRESTADAITILISYLVMFAYISLTLGDTPRLSSFYISSKVLLGLSGVLLVMLSVLGSVGFFSAIGVKSTLIIMEVIPFLVLAVGVDNMCILVHSVKRQPLDLPLEGRISNALVEVGPSITLASLSEVFVFAVGSFIPMPACRVFSMFAALAVLLDFLLQVTAFVSLIVFDFLRAEGRRVDCFPCIKASSTYAESEKGIGGRKPGLLARYMKEVHAPILNLWGVKIIVVAVFVAFALASIALSTRIEPGLEQKIVLPQDSYLQGYFNNVSEYLRIGPPLYFVVKNYNYSSESIDTNKLCSISQCNSDSLLNEIARASLTPESSYIAKPAASWLDDFLVWLSPEAFGCCRKFTNGSYCPPDDQPPCCSPNDTACGLSEVCKDCTTCFRHSDLHNDRPSTAQFRDKLPWFLDALPSADCSKGGHGAYTSSVELTGYESGIIKASSFRTYHTPLNKQIDYVNSMRAARKFASRVSDSLKMEIFPYSVFYMFFEQYLDIWKTALINLAIAIGAVFIVCLVITCSLWTSAIILLVLAMILVDLMGVMAILGIQLNAVSVVNLVMSVGIAVEFCVHITHAFSVSSGNRNERVKEALGTMGASVFSGITLTKLVGVLVLCFSKTEVFVVYYFQMYLALVLLGFLHGLVFLPVVLSMVGPPSRCIRVEKQDERPSVSSQP from the exons ATGGACTTCTCTCGCCGAAAAACTGGATTTCTTTTATCCATTGCTTTGTTTCAG gTTTTATTAATTGTACAAGTGGCCGTTGCACAGACGAGCAATGATGAACGAAG GCAGAGACATTCTGAAGGATATTGTGCAATGTATGACATTTGTGGAGAGCGAAGTGATCGCAAAGTAGTGAACTGTCCTTATGGTTCTCCAGCAGTAAAG CCTGATGAGTTACTTTCGTCAAAGATTCAAAGTTTGTGCCCCACAATTACTGGAAACGTTTGTTGTACAGAAGCTCAATTTGACACACTACGGAGTCAAGTCCAGCAG GCAATTCCTTTTCTTGTAGGCTGTCCAGCTTGCTTGAGAAACTTTTTGAATCTGTTCTGTGAGCTCACATGCTCCCCAAATCAAAGTTTGTTCATCAATGTGACTTCTATATCCAAG ATAAAAAATAATTCGACTGTGGACGGAATTGACTTTTTCATAACTGATGATTTTGGTGAGGGGTTGTATGAATCTTGCAAGGATGTCAAGTTTGGTACCATGAATACTCGTGCTTTGGAATTTATTGGTGCTGGtgctaaaaattttaaag AGTGGTTTGCTTTCATTGGTAGGCGAGCGCCGAACAACATGCCAGGTTCACCATATGCCATTCAGTTCCTGCCAACTGTTCCTGAATCATCTGGGATGAAGCCTATGAATGTATCTACATATTCATGTAGAGATGTTTCACTGGGCTGTTCTTGTGGTGATTGTCCTTCATCTCCTGTCTGTTCTAATACAGCTATATCTACTTCCAATAAAGGGGCTACATGTTCAGTTCAAATTGGATCTCTTAAG GCCAAATGTGTTGATTTAGCTTTAGCCATCCTTTATATTGTATTGGTTTCTATGTTCTTCGGATGGGGTGTGTTTCACCGGACAAGAAAAAGAAGCCGGTCGTTTAGAATGAAACCATTTACAGATGCAGCTGAGGGTGGTCAATCTCATTCTCTTAGTAGGCAAAAAGCTGACAATCTCCCCATGCAG AGGCTAGAGGATGCTAATCAAAGTAGCACTGGGGTACAACTTTCTGTTGTGCAAGGATACATGTCAGATTTTTACAG GAAATATGGACTATGGGTTGCCAGACATCCAACCCTCGTACTGAGTTTGTCAGTGGGAATGGTTCTTGTACTTTGCTTGGGTCTAGTCCGTTTCAAGGTGGAAACACGGCCAGAGAAG CTATGGGTAGGGCCTGGGAGTAAAGCTGCGGAAGAGAAACGGTTTTTTGACAGCAACCTAGCTCCTTTTTACAGAATTGAGCAG CTAATATTAGCAACAATTCCAGATGCCTTGAATGGTAAATCACCTAGCATTGTGACTGAGGAAAATATTAAGTTGTTATTTGAAATTCAAAAGAAG ATTGATGGAATCCGGGCAAATTATTCTGGCTCAATGATATCTTTGACAGATATTTGCATGAAGCCAATGGGGGAGGATTGTGCCACACAAAGTGTTATACAG TATTTCAAGATGGATCCAAGTTATGATGCTGATGATCGACTGGAACACGTGAACTATTGTTTTCAG CATTATACCTCTGCAGAATCATGTATGAGTGCTTTTAAAGCCCCAGTAGATCCTAGCACTGTATTAGGAGGTTTCTCTGGAAGCAACTATACTGAG GCTTCCGCATTTATAGTAACTTATCCGGTAAACAATGCTTTGGACAAAGAAGGGAATGAAACTCAAAAAGCGGTTGCTTGGGAGAAGGCCTTTGTTCAGTTAGCAAAG GATGAGTTGTTGCCTATGGTTCGGTCTAGAAATttgacattttctttttcttcggAAAGCTCCATTGAGGAAGAGTTGAAAAGAGAGAGCACCGCAGATGCCATAACCATATTG ATAAGCTATCTTGTGATGTTTGCTTACATATCTCTGACCTTGGGTGATACACCTCGATTATCTTCCTTTTACATTTCATCTAAG GTATTGCTTGGCCTTTCTGGCGTTCTGCTTGTCATGCTCTCAGTTCTTGGATCTGTAGGATTTTTCAGTGCTATTGGAGTAAAATCTACTCTAATCATAATGGAAGTTATTCCTTTTCTTGTTCTTGCA GTTGGTGTGGATAATATGTGCATATTGGTGCACTCTGTTAAGCGGCAACCTTTGGACTTACCTCTAGAAGGAAGGATAAGCAATGCACTTGTGGAAGTGGGGCCATCCATAACCCTTGCTAGTCTATCTGAGGTTTTTGTGTTTGCAGTTGGAAGTTTCATCCCTATGCCCGCCTGCCGTGTTTTCTCCATGTTTGCAG CACTGGCTGTTCTGTTGGATTTCCTTCTGCAGGTCACTGCTTTTGTTTCTCTGATAGTTTTCGACTTTTTGCGAGCCGAGGGTAGAAGGGTTGATTGTTTTCCATGTATAAAAGCATCATCAACATATGCTGAATCTGAGAAAG GCATTGGTGGGAGAAAACCTGGGCTACTGGCTCGATATATGAAG GAGGTACATGCTCCCATTCTCAATCTTTGGGGGGTGAAAATTATAGTGGTTGCTGTTTTTGTTGCTTTTGCATTGGCTAGCATT GCACTGTCCACCCGTATCGAGCCTGGTTTGGAGCAAAAGATTGTTCTTCCCCAAGACTCGTATCTGCAG GGCTATTTCAATAATGTTTCAGAGTATCTCAGAATTGGACCACCGCTGTATTTTGTTGTGAAGAACTATAATTATAG TTCAGAATCAATAGACACAAATAAGTTGTGCTCCATCAGCCAATGTAACTCAGACTCTCTTTTAAATGAG ATAGCTAGAGCATCCTTGACACCAGAATCAAGCTATATTGCTAAGCCAGCTGCTTCATGGCTTGATGACTTTCTTGTATGGTTATCTCCAGAAGCATTTGGTTGCTGTCGGAAATTTACTAATGGGAGTTATTGTCCCCCCGATGATCAG CCTCCTTGTTGCTCTCCCAATGACACTGCTTGTGGGTTGAGTGAAGTGTGCAAAGATTGCACTACG TGCTTCCGTCACTCAGATTTACATAATGATCGTCCCTCTACAGCCCAATTTAGGGATAAACTTCCATGGTTCCTTGATGCTTTGCCTTCTGCTGATTGTTCAAAAGGCGGACATGGTGCTTACACTAGCAGTGTGGAACTCACAG GCTACGAAAGTGGTATCATTAAGGCATCATCATTCCGCACCTACCATACACCACTCAATAAGCAG ATTGATTATGTTAACTCAATGAGGGCTGCTCGAAAATTTGCATCAAGGGTTTCAGATTCTTTAAAG ATGGAAATCTTCCCATATTCCGTGTTTTATATGTTCTTTGAGCAATACCTTGATATATGGAAGACAGCTCTCATCAACCTTGCAATTGCGATTG GTGCGGTATTTATTGTTTGTTTAGTTATTACATGCAG TTTGTGGACCTCAGCGATCATTTTGTTGGTGTTGGCAATGATTCTCGTTGATCTTATG GGTGTGATGGCAATTCTCGGAATTCAACTCAACGCGGTCTCCGTTGTTAATCTTGTTATGTCAGTGGGCATTGCTGTTGAGTTCTGCGTGCATATAACACATGCATTTTCA GTAAGCAGCGGGAATAGAAATGAAAGGGTAAAGGAGGCTCTGGGAACGATGGGAGCTTCTGTCTTCAG TGGAATCACTTTGACAAAGCTAGTAGGGGTGCTGGTACTCTGCTTCTCAAAGACGGAAGTTTTTGTG GTCTATTACTTCCAGATGTACCTAGCTTTAGTCCTTCTAGGTTTCTTACACGGGCTTGTATTTTTGCCG